The following proteins are co-located in the Calliphora vicina chromosome 2, idCalVici1.1, whole genome shotgun sequence genome:
- the sNPF gene encoding short neuropeptide F, whose protein sequence is MHFQSQLMYKLTLGTFLMLWAHSTAEMLRDEASLNNLYNNLLQREYAGPVVFPNHQVERKAQRSPSLRLRFGRRSDPDLLPQTPEKRWFGEVNQKPIRSPSLRLRFGRRSDPSMPMHSAYDILMNGQQTPENNEDYNDVYDAYYNRVVRKPQRLRFGRSLPFQSLNAANDNDLLESGDENNDVALSNSEDDFYNNLMHSQKLRNLLMSLNKYGGSQDNEGMDTAEEDMDEFERAIRKPGPLRLRWGRSTGGRSSVLDKEIKAKNEGEQKNKVAEVVNDVADKALNHQNKD, encoded by the exons ATGCATTTCCAGAGTCAATTAATGTATAAACTCACTTTGGGGACATTCCTCATGTTGTGGGCTCACAGTACAGCAGAAATGTTAAGGGATGAAG CTTCTCTTAACAACCTGTACAACAATCTCCTACAACGTGAATATGCCGGACCCGTAGTTTTCCCCAACCACCAGGTCGAACGTAAAGCCCAAAGATCACCCTCTCTACGGTTACGTTTTGGACGTCGCAGCGATCCTGATCTATTACCTCAAACCCCCGAAAAACGTTGGTTTGGCGAGGTCAATCAAAAGCCCATAAGGTCACCCTCATTGAGATTACGTTTCGGACGCCGCAGTGATCCGTCTATGCCCATGCACAGTGCCTACGATATCCTGATGAATGGCCAGCAGACTCCCGAAAATAATGAAGATTACAATGATGTCTATGATGCTTATTATAATCGTGTTGTAAGGAAGCCACAACGTTTGAGGTTTGGACGCAGTCTACCATTTCAATCACTAAATGCCGCTAATGATAATGATTTATTGGAGTCGGGAGATGAAAATAATGATGTGGCTTTGTCGAATTCCGAAGATGATTTCTATAATAATCTGATGCATTCACAAAAGTTGAGAAATTTATTGATGTCTTTGAATAAGTATGGCGGCAGTCAGGATAATGAGGGTATGGATACAGCGGAAGAGGATATGGATGAGTTTGAGAGGGCCATACGCAAACCAGGACCATTGCGTTTACGTTGGGGTCGCAGCACTGGTGGCAGAAGTTCGGTGTTAGACAAAGAGATTAAGGCCAAAAATGAGGGAGAACAAAAG aACAAAGTAGCTGAGGTGGTTAATGATGTGGCAGACAAAGCTCTTAACCATCAAAACAAAGACTAA